From a region of the Flavobacterium sediminilitoris genome:
- a CDS encoding NAD(P)/FAD-dependent oxidoreductase — translation MIETDILIIGAGPTGLFTVFEAGLLKLKCHIIDALPQPGGQLAELYPKKPIFDIPGYPEVLAGDLVTNLMEQIKQFQPGFTLGETAETIDKLEDGTFIVTTKEGTKHKAKAIAIAGGLGTFEPRKPLLKDIEFYEKEDRGVDYFVKDPEKYRGKNIVIAGGGDSALDWSIFLSNVAKSVTLVHRRNEFRGALDSVEKVQALKSEDKIKLITPAEVVGFKGDERIESIDIEVNGARMNVEADYFIPLFGLTPKLGPIANWGLEIEKNAIKVNNALDYQTNIEGIYAIGDVNIYPGKLKLILCGFHEATLMCQSVYNKLNPGKRYVLKYTTVSGVDGFDGTRKEAEKAVVKAID, via the coding sequence ATGATAGAAACTGATATATTAATAATAGGAGCTGGTCCTACAGGACTTTTTACTGTTTTTGAAGCAGGATTATTAAAATTAAAATGTCACATTATTGATGCCTTACCTCAGCCAGGAGGTCAATTAGCTGAATTATATCCTAAAAAACCCATTTTCGATATTCCAGGTTATCCGGAAGTATTAGCAGGAGATTTGGTGACTAATTTGATGGAACAAATTAAGCAATTTCAACCTGGATTTACTCTTGGTGAGACAGCCGAAACTATTGATAAGTTAGAAGATGGAACTTTTATTGTCACAACAAAAGAAGGAACGAAACATAAAGCAAAAGCAATTGCAATTGCTGGAGGATTAGGAACATTTGAACCTAGAAAACCTCTACTAAAAGATATAGAGTTCTATGAAAAAGAAGACAGAGGAGTTGATTATTTTGTAAAAGATCCTGAAAAATATCGTGGAAAAAATATCGTGATTGCTGGAGGAGGAGATTCTGCATTAGATTGGAGTATTTTCTTATCAAATGTAGCAAAATCAGTTACTTTGGTACATAGAAGAAATGAATTTAGAGGTGCTTTAGATTCTGTTGAAAAAGTTCAGGCGCTGAAATCTGAAGATAAAATAAAATTAATTACACCAGCAGAAGTGGTTGGTTTTAAAGGGGATGAACGTATAGAGTCTATAGATATTGAGGTTAATGGAGCTCGTATGAATGTGGAAGCGGATTATTTTATTCCTCTTTTTGGATTAACACCTAAATTAGGACCTATTGCAAATTGGGGATTAGAGATTGAAAAAAATGCAATCAAAGTAAATAATGCACTAGATTACCAAACTAATATTGAAGGAATCTATGCTATTGGTGACGTTAATATTTATCCTGGTAAGTTAAAATTAATTCTTTGTGGTTTTCACGAGGCAACCTTGATGTGCCAAAGTGTATACAATAAGTTAAATCCTGGAAAACGATATGTATTGAAATATACAACAGTATCTGGTGTTGATGGTTTTGACGGTACACGAAAAGAAGCAGAAAAAGCAGTTGTAAAAGCTATAGACTAA
- a CDS encoding acyl-CoA dehydrogenase family protein, giving the protein MKPDLFQAPDYYQLDDLLSDEHKLVRDAARAWVKREVSPIIEEYAQKAEFPKQIIKGLADIGGFGPYIPVEYGGAGLDQISYGLIMQEIERGDSGVRSTSSVQSSLVMYPIWKYGNEEQRMKYLPKLASGEFIGCFGLTEPDHGSNPGGMTTNYKDMGDHYLLNGAKMWISNAPFADIAVVWAKNEEGRIHGLIVERGMEGFSTPETHNKWSLRASATGELIFDNVKVPKENLLPNKSGLGAPLGCLDSARYGIAWGAIGAAMDCYDTALRYSKERIQFDKPIGATQLQQKKLAEMITEITKAQLLTWRLGVLRNEGRATSAQISMAKRNNVDMAIHIAREARQMLGGMGITGEYSIMRHMMNLESVITYEGTHDIHLLITGMDVTGFSAFK; this is encoded by the coding sequence ATGAAACCAGACTTATTTCAAGCTCCAGATTATTATCAATTAGATGATTTATTATCAGATGAGCACAAATTAGTAAGAGACGCAGCTCGTGCATGGGTAAAAAGAGAAGTTTCTCCAATTATAGAAGAATATGCTCAAAAAGCAGAATTCCCAAAACAAATAATTAAAGGATTAGCCGACATAGGTGGTTTTGGCCCATACATTCCTGTAGAATATGGAGGAGCGGGTTTAGATCAAATTTCGTATGGTTTGATTATGCAAGAAATTGAACGTGGTGATAGCGGTGTTCGTTCAACATCATCTGTTCAGTCTTCATTAGTTATGTATCCTATTTGGAAATATGGAAATGAAGAACAACGTATGAAATATCTACCAAAATTAGCCTCTGGAGAATTTATAGGTTGTTTTGGACTTACCGAACCTGATCATGGTTCAAATCCAGGAGGAATGACAACAAACTATAAAGACATGGGAGATCACTATCTTTTAAATGGCGCAAAGATGTGGATTTCAAATGCACCATTTGCTGACATTGCTGTTGTTTGGGCAAAAAATGAAGAAGGAAGAATTCATGGTCTTATTGTAGAAAGAGGAATGGAAGGATTTTCTACTCCTGAAACTCATAATAAATGGTCACTTCGTGCTTCTGCAACAGGAGAATTAATATTTGATAATGTAAAAGTTCCAAAAGAGAATTTATTACCAAATAAATCTGGATTAGGAGCTCCGCTAGGATGTTTAGATTCCGCTCGTTACGGTATTGCTTGGGGAGCAATTGGAGCAGCAATGGATTGTTATGATACTGCTTTAAGATATTCTAAAGAGCGTATACAATTTGACAAACCTATTGGTGCAACTCAGTTACAACAAAAGAAACTAGCTGAAATGATTACCGAAATTACAAAAGCTCAATTATTAACATGGAGACTTGGTGTTTTAAGAAATGAAGGAAGAGCTACTTCTGCTCAAATTTCTATGGCAAAACGTAATAATGTAGATATGGCAATACATATTGCTCGTGAGGCCAGACAAATGCTTGGTGGAATGGGTATAACAGGGGAATATTCTATTATGCGCCACATGATGAATTTAGAATCAGTAATTACCTATGAAGGAACTCACGATATACATTTATTAATTACTGGAATGGATGTAACTGGGTTTTCAGCATTTAAATAA
- a CDS encoding NifU family protein, with the protein MNKEEIIVNIEKALDEIRPFLNSDGGDISLVEVIDEKHVKVRLEGACTSCSLSVSTMKAGVETTIKKYVPQIETVENIA; encoded by the coding sequence ATGAATAAAGAAGAAATAATAGTAAATATCGAAAAAGCATTAGATGAAATTCGCCCATTCTTAAATTCGGATGGAGGAGATATTTCTCTAGTTGAGGTAATCGATGAGAAGCATGTAAAAGTCCGTTTAGAAGGAGCGTGTACAAGTTGTAGTTTAAGTGTGAGTACTATGAAAGCAGGTGTTGAAACTACAATTAAAAAATATGTTCCACAAATTGAAACGGTAGAAAATATTGCGTAA
- a CDS encoding metallophosphoesterase produces MSSQTRLTKAYKEAKRVSFTKKDKFILFSDCHRGDSSFADDFANNRNIYFHALQHYYKEGFTYIELGDGDELWENLFFKDIFEANKNVYMLLQQFFNNNRLHMIYGNHDMVYRNQNVVKKTLSEYFDQRKGEKIPLFPNIKFHEGIVLKNADNDNQELFLTHGHQADFMNYVGWKINRFLVRILWKPLQVWGIKDPTSPAKNYIELIKVERRIKKWIAENNNKITITGHTHRPRFPSPSENALHYFNDGSCVHPRSITGIEIENGAIALIKWFIDTKEDGTLQIKKEYLEGPANLEDYK; encoded by the coding sequence ATGTCTTCACAAACTCGATTAACAAAAGCATATAAAGAAGCTAAAAGAGTATCCTTTACAAAGAAGGACAAATTTATTTTGTTTAGTGATTGTCACAGAGGTGATTCTAGTTTTGCAGATGATTTTGCTAATAATAGAAACATTTATTTTCATGCACTCCAACATTATTACAAAGAAGGCTTTACATATATAGAGCTTGGAGATGGAGATGAATTATGGGAAAACTTATTCTTTAAAGATATTTTTGAAGCAAATAAGAATGTTTATATGCTTCTTCAGCAATTTTTCAACAACAATAGGTTACATATGATTTACGGAAATCATGACATGGTATATCGTAATCAAAATGTTGTAAAAAAAACTTTAAGTGAATATTTTGATCAACGAAAAGGAGAAAAAATACCGTTATTCCCAAATATTAAATTTCACGAAGGAATTGTCTTAAAAAACGCAGATAATGATAACCAAGAGTTGTTTTTAACACACGGACATCAAGCTGATTTTATGAATTATGTCGGGTGGAAAATTAATCGCTTTTTAGTTAGAATTCTTTGGAAACCTTTACAAGTTTGGGGAATAAAAGACCCCACAAGTCCTGCTAAAAATTATATTGAACTTATAAAGGTAGAACGTAGAATCAAAAAATGGATTGCTGAAAATAACAATAAAATAACAATTACTGGACATACCCATAGACCACGTTTTCCAAGTCCTAGTGAAAATGCCTTACACTATTTTAATGATGGAAGTTGCGTACATCCTAGAAGCATAACTGGCATCGAAATAGAAAATGGAGCAATTGCTTTAATAAAATGGTTTATCGATACTAAAGAAGATGGAACATTACAAATTAAGAAAGAATACTTAGAAGGACCGGCTAATTTGGAAGATTATAAATAA
- a CDS encoding DUF3050 domain-containing protein, with product MKTQTINRRIQSYKDQLLNHSLYNEIKNIEDLHCFLENHVFAVWDFMSLLKALQNKLTCTTTPWLPVGNPEIRYLINEIVVAEETDVDINGNRKSHYELYIDAMATCGANTAIIKNFLEDVVTTKNIFVSIKQSDLHDDIKAFLDFTFRVIEEGKPHQIASAFTFGREDLIPDMFSAILTKFQQNFPEIDLSELIYYFERHIELDADEHGPMAMKMIEELCENDDKKWQEVEETAILALQKRIKLWDAIEEQIRKKELAL from the coding sequence ATGAAAACCCAAACTATTAACCGTAGAATTCAATCGTATAAAGACCAATTATTAAATCACTCTTTATACAATGAAATAAAAAACATTGAAGATTTACATTGTTTTCTTGAAAATCATGTGTTTGCTGTATGGGATTTTATGTCTTTATTAAAAGCCTTACAAAACAAATTAACTTGTACAACAACTCCTTGGCTACCTGTTGGTAATCCTGAAATTCGTTACTTAATAAATGAGATAGTTGTTGCAGAAGAAACCGATGTTGATATAAATGGAAATAGAAAAAGTCATTATGAGCTATATATTGACGCAATGGCAACTTGTGGAGCAAATACAGCTATAATAAAAAACTTTTTAGAAGATGTTGTCACTACGAAAAATATATTTGTAAGTATTAAACAAAGTGATTTACATGATGATATAAAAGCTTTCTTAGATTTTACATTTAGAGTAATCGAAGAAGGAAAACCTCATCAAATAGCTTCTGCTTTCACCTTTGGAAGAGAAGATCTTATTCCTGATATGTTTTCAGCAATTCTTACTAAATTTCAACAAAACTTCCCTGAAATAGATTTATCTGAATTAATCTATTATTTTGAACGTCATATTGAATTAGATGCAGATGAACATGGACCAATGGCAATGAAAATGATTGAGGAATTATGTGAAAATGATGATAAAAAATGGCAAGAAGTTGAAGAAACAGCCATATTAGCGCTTCAAAAGAGAATTAAATTATGGGATGCCATTGAAGAACAAATTCGAAAAAAAGAATTAGCATTGTAA
- a CDS encoding Mrp/NBP35 family ATP-binding protein, whose product MKLDRKEILGALETISVAGEGKNMVESGAVKNVITFGDEVVVDVVLTTPALHIKKRAEVDIIKVIHEKVYEKAKVKVNIKVEAPEKPENPNQIKGKAIPGISNIIAVSSGKGGVGKSTITANLAVTLAKMGFKVGVLDADIYGPSMPIMFDVENAKPVSVEVEGKSKMQPVQSYGVEILSIGFFTKPDQAVIWRGPMAAKALNQMIFDANWGEIDFMLIDLPPGTGDIHLSIMQSLPITGAVVVSTPQAVALADAKKGVSMFANESINVPVLGIIENMSYFTPEELPNNKYYIFGKEGARNLAIDLQVPFLGEIPLVQSIREAGDYGRPAALQTSTPLEKAFEDLARNVVQETVSRNESLPATEAIKITTMAGCSAVKGK is encoded by the coding sequence ATGAAATTAGATAGAAAAGAAATTCTGGGAGCTTTAGAAACCATTTCTGTTGCAGGAGAAGGAAAAAATATGGTAGAAAGTGGAGCGGTTAAAAACGTAATTACATTTGGAGATGAGGTGGTTGTAGACGTTGTTTTAACTACACCAGCATTACATATAAAGAAAAGAGCTGAAGTTGATATTATTAAAGTTATACACGAAAAAGTGTATGAAAAAGCAAAAGTAAAAGTTAATATTAAAGTAGAAGCTCCAGAAAAGCCAGAAAATCCAAATCAAATTAAAGGGAAAGCAATTCCAGGAATTAGTAATATTATAGCAGTTTCATCAGGAAAAGGAGGAGTTGGAAAATCTACTATTACTGCAAACCTTGCAGTAACATTAGCAAAAATGGGCTTTAAAGTAGGAGTATTAGATGCTGATATCTATGGTCCATCAATGCCAATAATGTTTGATGTTGAAAATGCAAAACCAGTTTCAGTAGAAGTAGAAGGAAAATCTAAAATGCAACCTGTCCAAAGCTATGGAGTTGAAATATTATCTATAGGGTTTTTTACAAAACCAGATCAAGCTGTAATATGGAGAGGACCAATGGCAGCAAAAGCTTTAAATCAAATGATATTTGATGCTAATTGGGGAGAAATTGATTTCATGCTAATTGATTTGCCACCAGGAACAGGAGATATTCACTTATCAATTATGCAATCACTACCAATTACTGGAGCAGTAGTGGTAAGTACGCCTCAAGCAGTAGCACTTGCAGATGCTAAAAAAGGAGTTTCTATGTTTGCAAATGAAAGTATCAATGTGCCTGTTTTAGGAATTATTGAAAACATGTCTTATTTTACACCAGAAGAACTACCAAACAATAAATATTATATCTTTGGAAAAGAAGGTGCTAGAAATTTAGCAATAGATTTACAAGTTCCATTCTTAGGAGAAATTCCATTAGTACAAAGTATTAGAGAAGCAGGTGATTATGGTCGTCCAGCGGCACTACAAACATCAACTCCTTTAGAAAAAGCTTTTGAAGATTTAGCTAGAAATGTAGTGCAAGAAACAGTAAGCAGAAATGAAAGTTTGCCTGCTACTGAAGCAATAAAAATAACGACAATGGCAGGTTGTTCTGCTGTTAAAGGAAAATAA
- a CDS encoding 2Fe-2S iron-sulfur cluster-binding family protein, with product MTDITIKITDRNGIIHEVQAPTDMNMNVMELIRSYELAEEGTVGVCGGMAMCASCQCYLLNDVLKTERNDDEEAMLSEAYHVKENSRLGCQIHLTEDLDGLEIEIAPEQ from the coding sequence ATGACAGACATTACTATAAAGATTACAGATCGTAATGGTATAATTCATGAAGTACAAGCTCCAACAGACATGAACATGAATGTTATGGAGCTTATTCGCTCTTATGAATTAGCAGAGGAAGGAACAGTAGGCGTTTGTGGAGGTATGGCAATGTGTGCTTCATGTCAATGTTATCTTTTAAATGACGTTTTGAAAACAGAACGGAATGACGATGAAGAAGCAATGCTTTCCGAAGCCTATCATGTTAAAGAAAATAGTAGATTAGGTTGTCAAATTCACCTTACTGAAGATTTAGATGGTCTTGAAATAGAAATTGCACCAGAGCAGTAA